The following is a genomic window from Mycobacteriales bacterium.
AGCCGCTCTTCGGCGACAACGGCTCCGGGATGCACTGCCACCAGAGCCTGTGGAAGGACGGCAGCCCGCTCTTCTACGACGAGATCGGCTACGGCGGCCTGTCCGACACCGCGCGCCACTACATCGGCGGCCTGCTCAGCCACGCACCGTCGCTGTTGGCGTTCACCAACCCGACCACGAACTCCTATCACCGCCTGGTGCCCGGCTACGAGGCCCCGATCAACCTCGTCTACTCGCAGCGCAACCGGTCGGCCTGCTGCCGCATCCCGATCACCGGCGCCAACCCGAAGGCCAAGCGGGTGGAGTTCCGGGTGCCCGACCCCTCGTGCAACCCCTATCTCGCCTTCTCCGCGATGCTGATGGCCGGCCTCGACGGGATCAAGAACAAGGTCGAGCCGCCGGAGCCGATCGACAAGGACCTCTACGAGCTGCCGCCGGAAGAGGCGCTGTCGGTGGCGCAGGTTCCCGCGTCACTCGACGCGGTCCTGACCAACCTCGAGGACGACCACGAGTACCTCCTCGAGGGCGGTGTCTTCACCCCGGACCTGATCGGCACCTGGATCGACTACAAGCGCACCAACGAGATCGACCCGATCCGGCTCCGGCCGCACCCGCACGAGTTCGCGATGTACTACGACATCTAGTCGTACGTGGTCACTATCGGATGACGCCGTAGTCGACGAGCAGATGGCCAGTCGGTGACGCCGTGCTTGAGATCGACTCGAGCCGAATCGGCGGCAAGCCGTCGAGTAGCCTCCGCCCGCTGCCCGCGATCGTCGGTGCGATCACCAACCTGAGCTCGTCGACGGCGCCCGCGGCTAGCAGTGCCTGGGCGACCGAGATGCTTGCATGCACGCCGATGTCGGCTCCGGGTTGGTTCCTCAGCTCCCGCACGAACTCGACCAGTTCGCCGTCGACCGCGAGCTCTAGCGCCGACATCGTGCGTCCTACTCGCACAATCAGACACCGGATGCGAGTACGGCGCACGATGATGGCGACCACCCGGCCGACCGATAGCCTCGACCCTCGACCCGCCCCCGCACCGAACATCGGACGCGCTACTCGCAAAATCCGGCTCCGGATGCGAGTACAGCGTCCGATGATGGCCACAACCCGGCCCGTCCCCGGCGGAGAAGCCGTCGCCGGCCGACATCGTGCGTCCTACTCGCACAATCAGGCCTGGGACGCGAGTACAGCGTCCGATGATGGCCACAACCCGACCGGCGTAACCGGCTGGGCGCCGGCCTTGCCACGGCCCGATCTCCGGATAGGCTCTCCACGGCCCACTCGGGGGCTTGAGGCGGTCGAGGACTTCGGATCGGAGAACGGCGATGCGCAAGCGCCCCTTCATCGTGGCGGTGCTCGCCGCCACGGCGTCGCTGCTGGCGACCACGCTGTTGACGGCGCCCGTGGCAGCAGCCGATCCGCCCGCACCACCCGGTACGCCGACGGCACAGACGTTCAGCGGTACCCCGACGGTGGGCCCGTTGTTCCAAAGCGGACTCACCCACCGGCACGGCTGCACGGCGAGCGTGATCAGCAGTCCGCGCCGTGACCTCATTCTGACCGCTGCGCACTGTGTCTCCGGCACCGCGGCCGGGTGGCAGTTCGCCCCGGGTTACGACGCCGGCAAGACGCCCTACGGCGTATGGACCGTCACCCACGCATACGTCGATCCGTCCTGGATCTCCGCGCAGGACCCGCAGCACGACTACGCCATCCTGCAGGTCGCCGACCAGCAGCGCGGCCGCCACCTCGTCGGGGTGCAGCAGGTCACCGGGGCCAACCGACTCTGGTTCGCCCCGCGACCCGGTCAGCGGGTCACCGACATTGCCTACAATTCCGGCATCAACGACCAGCCGATCCGCTGCACCGTCCCGACCTATCTCACGTCGGGATACCCGTCCTTCAACTGCCACGGGTACGTCGGCGGCAGCAGCGGCAGTCCGTGGCTCGCCACCGTTCCCGGCACCCGGATCACGCTGGTCAAGGGTGTGATCGGCGGCCTGCACCAGGGCGGCTGCTTCGAGTACACCTCGTACTCGTCGGCGTTCAACCGCGACACCTACCGGCTATGGCTGCGGGCCTCGATCGGACTGCAGCCCGACGTCGTGCCCCAGGCCGGCGGCGACGGCTGCTGACTCAACCGCGCGACGAAAGCAGCGCAGCCGTGAGCGTCGCGCGGTAGACCATGCCGGACACGGTCGCGTGCTCGCTGCGAGCGTGGGCTCCGTCGCCGACCGCGCCCAGCCCGTCCAGGACCGGTCGGCCGAGCGCCGCGGCGAAGTTCCCGTCACTCGCCCCGCCCACCGACACCTCCCGCAGGTCGAACCCGAGATCGGCGGCCAGGGAGCGGGCCCGCTCGTAGAGCGCCGCTGTACCGGCGCTGCGGGCCATGACCGGACGGTTCCATCCCCCGTCGATCCGCACCTGCACCCGCGGATCTGCCGGTCGCCAACCGTGCAGGGCGTGCTCGACCCGGTCGCTCTCGGTCTGGACCGCGACCCGGATGTCGACGCCCGCGATCGCCTGGCCCGCGGTCACATTACGGCGGGTGCCACCGTGCACGAGGCCGACGTTGGCGGTCGTGCCGGCCTCGAGATCGGTGAGGGCGTGGACGTCGTCGACGAGCGCGGCCAGTGCGGTGATCGCACTTGCACCGGCTGTGGGGTCGAGGCCCGCGTGTGCCTCGACGCCGGTCAGCGTGACGTCGAAGATCCCGACACCCTTGCGGGCCGTCTTGACTGCGCCACCGGCGCTCGCCTCGAAGACGAGGACCTCGGTCGCATCGCGGCAGGCGTCCTCGATCACCGGCCGGGAGGACAGGCTGCCGATCTCCTCGTCGCCGTTGAGCACCAGGCGCAGCGCCGGACGGGGCAGACCCAGCGCGGAAAGCGCCTGGACGGCCCACACCGCCTGGACGAGCCCCGCCTTCATGTCGAAGACCCCCGGCCCGCGGATCGTGTCGTCGCTGACCGAGAACGGGATGGCCGCCAGTGTCCCGACGGGCCACACGGTGTCGTAGTGCGCGAGCATCGCCACGGTCACCCCGCCGACACCGTCCGCGTCGAAGTCCAGGACCACCGTGTCGCCGTGCTCTCCCCCACCGTGGGTCGTCGCCGACGACGCCGGTCCGAGTCGGTCGGTCACCCACGCGGTGACCCACTCCCGTCCGCGGCGCAGCGCGTCGACGTCGTCGCTCGGGGTCTCGATGCCGACGTACTCGCGAAGATCGTCGAGCATGTCGGCGGTGTGCTCGGCGATCCAGTCCGTCACCTTGCCGCTGGTCGCCGAAGCATCCCCGCTCACGCGGGCAACTGCTCGGCCGCGAGTTGGGTCCGGACCTGGGTGGCGAGCTGGGCATGGGTGGCGAACCACGCGTCGCCGAAACCGGTTATGTAGGTCATCAGTTCGGACAGTATGACCATGCGCGAGCGGTGCCCGATGACGTGCGGGTGCATCGTCAGCTGGAACAGTCCGCCGGCCGCCCGCGCGGCGTCGAACTCGTCCTGCCAGAGTCGGAGCACGTCGCGCGGTGCGGTGTAGGGCCGCGACGAGGTGTGCCTATCCATCGTGAAGTACGGGGCGTCGTCGCGGATCCACTCGACCGGCACCTCGACGACCCCGGTCGGCGTGCCGTTCGACACCAGTTCGTAGCAGTCGTCGTCGGCCATCAACGACGAGTCGTAGCGCAGGCCCGCTTTGACGATGATGTCCAGGGTCGCGTCGGAGAAGTCCCAGGACGGCGTACGCACGCCGACCGGGCGGACCCCCGTCACCTGCTCGAGGGCGTCCAACGAGCGCACGAAGAGGTCCGCCTCGTCCGACGGCGAGAGCAAGATGTTCCGTTCGTGGATCCAGCCGTGCGCCGCGACCTCATGCCCGGCCGAGATGTAGTCCCGGGCCTCGGCCGGGTGCAGCAGGGCGGAGACCGCCGGCATGAAGAAGGTGGCCGGTACGCCGTACCGGCCGAGCGCCGCGAGGATCCGGGGTGCTGCGACCCGCGAGCCGTATTCGCCCTGGGAAAGCTTGCCGGGCCGGGTTTCCCCTTCCCGCAAGGGAATCGTCTCGTGGTCGGAGTCGAATGACAACGCAACGGCCACCCGCGCACCACCGGGCCAGGCCGGCGCCAGCCGGCGGCCCGCCCGCACGCGGTCGACGTGCGCCCGCCAGATCGGTTCGTCCCACTGCCACGGCTCGGTCGTCATCCCTGCTCGTCTCCGTCCATCCGGGGGCCCGGGTAAGCCTCCGGCCACGCCCACCGCCCCGTCAACACCCGCGCGCCACCGTCGCAGGACCGTCCCTCCCGCCCATCTCCCCATGATCAAGAGGGGATTCGTACGGCGTTTCGTGTCGGAATCCCCTCTTGATCACGGGGTGATGGAGCGGGGGGCAAGTGGGCGGGGCGCATCCGGGGCGCATCCGGGGCCGCACGGTGGCACCCTGTCCCGATGCACTACTGCCAGGTCTGCGTGGAGCCCGTGATCATGATGTCCGAGCCGCCGCTGGCGCGATGCCCCCAGTGCGGGTCGACCGAACGGGCCCGCACCGCTCCTGTCTTCTTGGTGACCGGCGCCTCAGGTTCCGGGAAGACCACGATCTTCCCGTACCTGGTGGATGCCCTGCCCGAGTACGGCGTCTTCGACGTCGACTGGTTGATCGACCCGGTCGGTCGCCTGTGTGGTGGCGAGACGATGGACTGGGTCAACTTCCGCGACACGTGGCTCGCGGTGGCACATGCCGTCGCGCAGGCGGGGCGTCCCACCGTCCTGCTCGGACCGTTCTCCCGCGCCCAGGTCGATCCGCTCCCGGCTCGCAAGTGGATCGGCCAGATCCACATCGCCGTACTCGACTGCGCCGATGACGTTCGCCGGGCGCGGTTGGAGGCGCGACCGGCGTGGCGGGAGCGCAATGTCGACGAGCACATCGAATTCGCCGGCCACCTACGGGCAGCGGGCGACATCGTCTTCAGCACCGAGAAGGGCGGGCCGGACGACGTCGCCCGCGACGTGGCCTCCTGGGTCCGTGCTCAGGCGGCCGACCGCGCGTAGTTGCTCGAGTCGCCCTTGATGACGACGCTGGTGTCACCGTTGATGCCGACCGGAATGTCGCCGGCGATGGTGATGCGGTGCAGCAGCCGCGGCAGGTCGTCGTAATCGGCGACGGCGTAGTGCTGGGTGGCCCGGTTGTCCCAGATCGCGATGTCGCCCGGCCGCCAGTTCCACCGGACGGTGTTCTCCAGCCGGGTGATGTGGCGCTGCAGCAGGCCGAAGAGATCCTGGAAGTCGGTGCTGCTCAGCCCGACGAATGACCGCACGAAGTGGCCGAGCAGCAACGACGGCTCACCGGTCTCCGGGTGGATCCGCACGACGGGGTGTTCGGTGATGAACTCCTGGTGCCGGAACGCGTCGCGGTATTCCTGCTCCTTGACGTCGATCCCGCCGACCTGGGGCCGCTCGGCCGCGTAGTCGTAGACATTCGAGTGCACCGCGCGCAGCGATCCGACGAGGGCGCTCAGGGCTGGATGCAGCCGCTGGTACGCCGCAACCGTGTTGGCCCACACCGTGGAGCCGCCGTAGGGCGGGAGGCTGATCGCCCGCAGGATGCTGATGGCCGGAGCCCGGTCGACGAAGGTCACGTCGGTGTGCCAGCTGTTGGCCTTGCTGTAGTCGGAGTCGATGGGCAGCACCGCGTCACCGTCGCCGCTGACCGTCGGGTGCGGCTTGGTGACGGTGCCGAGTTGTTCGGCGAACGAACGCTGGTCTGCGTCGGTGGCATGCAGCTGGTCGCGCAGGAACACGACCTTGTGCCGGAGCAACGCGGACCGGAACTCGGCGACCGACGCCGGGTCGAGGCCGGGGCCGATGGCCAGGCCGCTCACGACCGCGCCGATGGATCCGCCCACCTTCTGCACGTCGATCCGCTCGTAGCCCGTCTCGGTGCCGAGCTCGGAGGGGTCTTCCCTCAGCTGGGTCATGCGGTTCCTCCCATAGGCGCGTACCTGACGTCATACCCAGACAACCTTTCATCCCGGAAGACCGCAATGTCAAGTAAGCCGACCGGTCTAGTCGGAGATTAGCTTCCGAGTCTCCGCGCCGCGCTCGCTCGGCCGCCACCTTCAGTTCGCCTGCTGTTCACCGACATTGGCTTGGCTCCGTCCGTGCCGGCCCTCAGTGCCGGTTTCGTCGGCGGAAGGAGGCCTGCAGTGAGCGTGACGACTGTCAGCGTCGTCGGGTTGGTGATCCTGGCGCTGCTGTTCGACTACACGAACGGGTTCCACGACTCGGCAAACTCCATCTCGACCATCGTGGCCACGCGGGTGCTCCGGCCCCGGCTCGCGGTGCTGTGGGCGGCGGCGTTCAACTTCGTCGCGTTCATGGTCTTCGGTACGGCGGTGGCCAACACGGTCGCGTCGACGGTGAAGTCGCAGTACTTCGGACTCGCCGTGGTCTTCTCCGCCCTGCTCGGCGCGATCATCTGGAACTACCTGTCCTGGTGGCGTGGGCTGCCCACGTCGTCCTCGCACGCTCTGGTCGGCGGTCTCGTCGGAGCGGGTCTCGCCTCCGGCGGTATGGACGCGATCAAGGCGTCGAGCCTGGAGAAGACGGCCATCTTCATCGTGCTCAGCCCGGTGGTAGGGATGCTGCTCGGCGGCCTGGTGATGCTCGTGCTGCGGGCGGCCTTCGGGCGCCGCGACGTCGGCCGGACGGAGCGCGGCTTCCGGACACTGCAGCTGGCCAGCTCCGCCGCGGTCTCGCTCGGGCACGGCGCGAACGACGCGCAGAAGACGATGGGCGTCATCGCCGGTCTCCTGGTCGCCACCGGACACCTGGCGAAATCGGCCGGTTCGACGCTGCACATTCCGATCTGGGTCGCCCTCGTCGCCGAGTCCGCCATCGCGCTCGGCACGCTCTCCGGCGGCTGGCGGATCGTCCGGACAATGGGCCTGAAGATCACGCAACTACGACCGGTCAGCGGCTTCGCCGCGGAGGTGTCCGCCGCTGTCGCGCTGTTCGGTTCGACCGCGCTCGGCGCGCCGGTGTCCACCACCCATACGGTGGCCGGAGCGATCACCGGGGTGGGTACGACGAACCGGAAAACCACGGTGAACTGGGGAATTTTCGGTCGATTGATCATCGCGTGGGTGATCACGCTCCCCTTCGCCGGCGTCGTGGCCGCACTGATCTTCACGGTGACGACCATGGGCAACCATGTCGCCGCCGGCGTCGTCATGGGCTGTGTCGTCGCCGTTCTCGCCGTACTCCTGACCAATGCCATCCGGCGTGCGCCCAAGGCATCCGACGTCGCCGCCGACGTCGACCAGCTCGAGCACGAGATCCCGTTCCGCACGGGAGCCGGCACGGTCATCGCACACGGCGAAGAGCAGCCTGCCGGCGACCGCGCGGCCACCCAGGCGGGCAGCGAGCGGCACCGGGACCGGGCAGATGCGCCTCTCTAGCCAGGCTCGACGACTGCCCTCCCCGACGACGCGGGTGAAGTCTGTCGGAACGCTCGGAGAACACCACCGCGATGCCCCTGTCACCGCCGCAGACTGGACGTGTGACGATGTTCTGGCTCAGCATCTGCACGCCGCTGGTCCTGCTCACCTTCCTGCTCGGCATGCACCTGGTCGAGAGCCGCATCTTTCCGTCCGCGGACCCGGCGGACGGGGATAACGAGACGTCATGATCACTGAGGGTGGCTACCCCTACCAATGCCAGGCATCGACGCCGGCGGGACAACGATGCCCGGCGCAGACGACGACGGCGATGCTGACCGAGGATGTGCCGGATCTGATGCTCTGTGACGAGCACGCGACAATGGCGCAGGAGATGCTCGACGCCACCGCCGACCTCATGCGGCGTACCAAAGACCCGCGAAGGTCTTGGCCCGGCGCCTGACGGCGTCACAGTCCTCGATTCCCCGCCCGGAGCCGCCGTATCGGGCTGAACCGGGCCGGATCACGGCTAGCCTCTGACTATGCCAGCGGGCGCGGATACCGGCAGCGACGTCGGTTCGACCCATAGCCACCTGGGTGCATTCGCCGACCTCGGAATCGCCAGATTCGACATCGAGGACCTGCTGGTCGACCTGCTCGATCGGGTCCGCCAGGTGCTGAAAACCGACACGGCGGCGGTACTGCTGCTCGATTCGAGCGGGCGGCAGCTCGTCGCCACGGCCGCCAGCGGCCTCGAGGAGGAGGTCCGCCAGGGCGTCCGCATACCGGTCGGGGCGGGATTCGCCGGACGTATCGCGGCGCAGAAGAAGCCCGTCATTCTCGACGAGGTCGACGAGGGCACCGTGGTCAACCCGATCCTGCAGG
Proteins encoded in this region:
- a CDS encoding dihydrofolate reductase family protein, with protein sequence MSALELAVDGELVEFVRELRNQPGADIGVHASISVAQALLAAGAVDELRLVIAPTIAGSGRRLLDGLPPIRLESISSTASPTGHLLVDYGVIR
- a CDS encoding trypsin-like peptidase domain-containing protein translates to MRKRPFIVAVLAATASLLATTLLTAPVAAADPPAPPGTPTAQTFSGTPTVGPLFQSGLTHRHGCTASVISSPRRDLILTAAHCVSGTAAGWQFAPGYDAGKTPYGVWTVTHAYVDPSWISAQDPQHDYAILQVADQQRGRHLVGVQQVTGANRLWFAPRPGQRVTDIAYNSGINDQPIRCTVPTYLTSGYPSFNCHGYVGGSSGSPWLATVPGTRITLVKGVIGGLHQGGCFEYTSYSSAFNRDTYRLWLRASIGLQPDVVPQAGGDGC
- a CDS encoding M20 family metallopeptidase, with translation MSGDASATSGKVTDWIAEHTADMLDDLREYVGIETPSDDVDALRRGREWVTAWVTDRLGPASSATTHGGGEHGDTVVLDFDADGVGGVTVAMLAHYDTVWPVGTLAAIPFSVSDDTIRGPGVFDMKAGLVQAVWAVQALSALGLPRPALRLVLNGDEEIGSLSSRPVIEDACRDATEVLVFEASAGGAVKTARKGVGIFDVTLTGVEAHAGLDPTAGASAITALAALVDDVHALTDLEAGTTANVGLVHGGTRRNVTAGQAIAGVDIRVAVQTESDRVEHALHGWRPADPRVQVRIDGGWNRPVMARSAGTAALYERARSLAADLGFDLREVSVGGASDGNFAAALGRPVLDGLGAVGDGAHARSEHATVSGMVYRATLTAALLSSRG
- a CDS encoding polysaccharide deacetylase, translating into MTTEPWQWDEPIWRAHVDRVRAGRRLAPAWPGGARVAVALSFDSDHETIPLREGETRPGKLSQGEYGSRVAAPRILAALGRYGVPATFFMPAVSALLHPAEARDYISAGHEVAAHGWIHERNILLSPSDEADLFVRSLDALEQVTGVRPVGVRTPSWDFSDATLDIIVKAGLRYDSSLMADDDCYELVSNGTPTGVVEVPVEWIRDDAPYFTMDRHTSSRPYTAPRDVLRLWQDEFDAARAAGGLFQLTMHPHVIGHRSRMVILSELMTYITGFGDAWFATHAQLATQVRTQLAAEQLPA
- a CDS encoding TauD/TfdA family dioxygenase, coding for MTQLREDPSELGTETGYERIDVQKVGGSIGAVVSGLAIGPGLDPASVAEFRSALLRHKVVFLRDQLHATDADQRSFAEQLGTVTKPHPTVSGDGDAVLPIDSDYSKANSWHTDVTFVDRAPAISILRAISLPPYGGSTVWANTVAAYQRLHPALSALVGSLRAVHSNVYDYAAERPQVGGIDVKEQEYRDAFRHQEFITEHPVVRIHPETGEPSLLLGHFVRSFVGLSSTDFQDLFGLLQRHITRLENTVRWNWRPGDIAIWDNRATQHYAVADYDDLPRLLHRITIAGDIPVGINGDTSVVIKGDSSNYARSAA
- a CDS encoding anion permease translates to MSVTTVSVVGLVILALLFDYTNGFHDSANSISTIVATRVLRPRLAVLWAAAFNFVAFMVFGTAVANTVASTVKSQYFGLAVVFSALLGAIIWNYLSWWRGLPTSSSHALVGGLVGAGLASGGMDAIKASSLEKTAIFIVLSPVVGMLLGGLVMLVLRAAFGRRDVGRTERGFRTLQLASSAAVSLGHGANDAQKTMGVIAGLLVATGHLAKSAGSTLHIPIWVALVAESAIALGTLSGGWRIVRTMGLKITQLRPVSGFAAEVSAAVALFGSTALGAPVSTTHTVAGAITGVGTTNRKTTVNWGIFGRLIIAWVITLPFAGVVAALIFTVTTMGNHVAAGVVMGCVVAVLAVLLTNAIRRAPKASDVAADVDQLEHEIPFRTGAGTVIAHGEEQPAGDRAATQAGSERHRDRADAPL